From one Heterodontus francisci isolate sHetFra1 chromosome 17, sHetFra1.hap1, whole genome shotgun sequence genomic stretch:
- the mafa gene encoding transcription factor Maf isoform X3, which produces MASELAINNTDLPNSPLAMEYVNDFDLMKFEVKKEPVEAEGNPGSHCNRIGGSLSSTPMSTPCSSVPPSPSFSAPSPGDQKAAHLEDFYWMTNYQQLNPDALSFTPEDAVEALINSAHQQMQAGFEGYRGQQQQQQQQQYAPAAAGQGMAGEEMAPAGTVVPHHQHHQHHHHHHHQGHQHPGGGVAALGTTNTGTGGGMHQHPHLRNDERFSDDQLVTMSVRELNRQLRGVSKEEVIRLKQKRRTLKNRGYAQSCRFKRVQQRHMLESEKTQLQQQVEHLKQEINRLVRERDAYKEKYEKLVTSGFRETGSSSDNPSSPEFFIFSAFVVFSFFFNLQSKGHLGSD; this is translated from the coding sequence ATGGCATCCGAGTTGGCAATCAACAACACCGACCTACCCAACAGTCCCCTTGCGATGGAATATGTTAATGACTTCGATCTGATGAAATTCGAAGTCAAAAAGGAGCCCGTCGAGGCGGAAGGCAATCCGGGCAGTCACTGCAACCGCATCGGGGGCTCGCTATCTTCCACTCCAATGAGCACCCCGTGCAGTTCCGTGCCCCCGTCTCCCAGCTTCAGCGCTCCGAGCCCGGGAGATCAGAAGGCGGCGCACCTGGAAGACTTTTACTGGATGACCAACTACCAGCAGCTGAACCCGGACGCTCTGAGCTTCACGCCGGAGGATGCGGTGGAGGCCCTGATCAACAGCGCCCATCAGCAGATGCAAGCGGGCTTCGAGGGCTACCGGggccaacaacagcagcagcagcagcagcagtatgcACCGGCGGCGGCTGGACAGGGCATGGCCGGGGAGGAGATGGCTCCAGCCGGCACCGTGGTGCCTCACcaccagcaccaccaacaccatcaccatcatcaccacCAGGGGCACCAGCACCCAGGGGGAGGAGTGGCCGCCCTTGGCACCACCAACACCGGCACCGGCGGCGGCATGCACCAGCACCCGCACCTGCGAAACGACGAGCGCTTCTCGGACGACCAGCTCGTCACCATGTCGGTGAGGGAGCTGAACCGACAGCTCCGGGGCGTCAGCAAGGAGGAGGTCATCCGGCTGAAGCAGAAACGCCGGACCCTGAAGAACCGGGGCTACGCTCAGTCCTGCCGTTTCAAGCGGGTGCAGCAGCGGCACATGTTGGAGAGCGAGAAGACACAGCTGCAGCAGCAAGTCGAACACTTAAAACAGGAGATAAACAGGCTGGTCCGGGAGAGGGACGCCTACAAGGAGAAGTACGAGAAACTGGTGACCAGCGGCTTCAGAGAAACCGGATCGTCCAGTGACAACCCTTCCTCTCCGGAGTTCTTCAT